The genomic stretch TGCCCCCTTTCCCTTCTTGACCTGGGGGATTTTTTactcctttacaggtaaagcaagtcgaggacagctaccaagagggattttatagcttaCTGGCTGGGTGgatgtccatcaaagggagctactccccctttatttatcacacaccccatcccatccctccccacacacaccccatccatccctccagccctcccccacacctccagccctccCCACATGCCCTGatcccatctctctccccacatgccctgccccctccctccatccatccccaaacacaacccatccatccctccagcccttccccacacctgcagccctccccacacacaccccatcctccccacatgccccgctccctccctccatccctccccacatgcCCCgcgccctccctctccccacctacCATCCACCCTCTCcacacacactgccccatccctccccacatatccatacctcctcccccacccacaccccatcctccatccctccccatacACGTCcttctgtctgtccctccctccccacacgccccaccccatccctacttccccatacacacaccctcCACACACCCCATCCATCCGTCTGTCCATCCCCACTCCTTCATCCACCTCTCCCCAcatgccccaccccatccctccatccgtCCCACATGCACCCATCGACCTGGATTCATCTGTGGAGCGGCCTGAGGTCCAGGCCCCAAGGCTCTGGTTCagcccagctgctctgggccGGGATTTGCTTCTAACTcgttccccacccccagctgcttccCGGATCCCAGCGCTGCCCCCCACGCGATGGTGTCTCCCCGGATTTCCAGCACCgtcctggccctgctcagcctcctgctgctgctggtggccctGGGCTCCGACCACTGGCTGGTGGACGACACCGTCCTCGGGTCCCCCCATGAGGGGCTGTGGAAGAGCTGCCTGAATTCGGTGTGTGAACAAATTTCTTCAGCATCAGGTAAGGGCAGCCCGGCTCTGCCAGGgggcccacctctgccaccaacCAGCAGCAGCGGGCAGGTCTGTCCccttggctgtgggaggggaatgggggctagtggttagagcagggggggttgggtggcaggactcctgggttctctaacCAGTTCAGTGCAGTGTTGTTTATTTAACCCGGCCCTTTGCTACAGTCTCTTTAAAGGTCACCAGGGTTTTCACACTGCTGGGTGTGATCGCTGGGTTGGTCTCCTCCTTCGCTCTCTTCGCCTCGTTCCTGCGCTCCCACCCCGGCTCCGTGTCCCTGACCTTGGTCTCCTTCCTGGGCAGCTTCAGTGCAGGTATGTCCCCCGTCACCCTCCTGCGGGAACTCGTCTTCCCCCGcccagccgcccccccccccagaatcctgccctgggcagtgggtgGGACAGCGcaggggctgggactgaggaTGGGCCGCACTAAGGGGTGTCcgtcctgctccctttcccccagggctctgtgccATGATCGCGCTGGCCGTGTACACAGGGGAGTTCGCTGGGGCCGTGAATGCCGCCCAGAGCCAGGTCACCTTTGGCTGGTCCTTCGGCCTCGGCTGggcctccttcctcctcttcctcatcactgGTGAGTGCAACATAGGCGAGTGTCGaaaggcagctgcctctggggtggggcgcaggggctggttatacagggacccctcgcccggcgctgagatgcagccacctctggggtggggtgctgcGTACCAGTAGATGATGCTCCCATTGGTCCCATTGCTGCTCTGAGcccatttcttttctctcccccaggTGTGGTGATGCTGGTCGCCCACCAATCCTCCTAGAGCAGAGTGTGGGGTCCATGGTGGCCCCgaggatggggctgggagcctaGTGGGCTGGACGGAGCCTGCAGCATCCTGGGACCTATTCCCCCAACAGCTGCGAgcagggggcagtgtgtgtgtgtgtgtgtgtgtgtgtgtgtgagagagagagagagtgtccctACTGCATCCTGCTGGACCCCCGCATCAATGAGCCCAACCCCTCCCTACCCCGGAGGccactgctccctccccaccccaccttcttCCATGGAGATTAAAGATCCTGTTCTCAAAGACTCCGCTTTGGTGGTTTAATCCCCCCCCGTCCCCCATAACCCTCAGACTCCCCTCCCATGTCCATCAAaggtctcctgggttctctccctggctgtaggaggggagtggggtctggtagttagagcaggaggggctgggagtcaggactcctgggttctctccctggcagtaggaggggagtggggtctggggcttaaAGCAGGGGGTCTAGGAGCCAGGACTGCTgctgggcagggaatgggacacgaggtctttcccctctagggggtgccagctcccatccagcaagtgttggggggggggga from Dermochelys coriacea isolate rDerCor1 chromosome 24, rDerCor1.pri.v4, whole genome shotgun sequence encodes the following:
- the LOC119847665 gene encoding protein NKG7-like isoform X2, with product MGGQGWSRSQPCEGAGDAEQVKQVEDSYQEGFYSLLAGCFPDPSAAPHAMVSPRISSTVLALLSLLLLLVALGSDHWLVDDTVLGSPHEGLWKSCLNSVCEQISSASVSLKVTRVFTLLGVIAGLVSSFALFASFLRSHPGSVSLTLVSFLGSFSAGLCAMIALAVYTGEFAGAVNAAQSQVTFGWSFGLGWASFLLFLITGVVMLVAHQSS
- the LOC119847665 gene encoding protein NKG7-like isoform X3, translated to MVSPRISSTVLALLSLLLLLVALGSDHWLVDDTVLGSPHEGLWKSCLNSVCEQISSASVSLKVTRVFTLLGVIAGLVSSFALFASFLRSHPGSVSLTLVSFLGSFSAGLCAMIALAVYTGEFAGAVNAAQSQVTFGWSFGLGWASFLLFLITGVVMLVAHQSS
- the LOC119847665 gene encoding uncharacterized protein LOC119847665 isoform X1, which gives rise to MGGQGWSRSQPCEGAGDAEQVKQVEDSYQEGFYSLLAGCFPDPSAAPHAMVSPRISSTVLALLSLLLLLVALGSDHWLVDDTVLGSPHEGLWKSCLNSVCEQISSASVSLKVTRVFTLLGVIAGLVSSFALFASFLRSHPGSVSLTLVSFLGSFSAGLCAMIALAVYTGEFAGAVNAAQSQVTFGWSFGLGWASFLLFLITGAPWFACYVTGGWGPRLQRQPACETNYSFAVDLTGDLSSPPHAAIWDPLRGANRGACQSRRWQPPGAAEREDVGARSQADAPFHQALH